From Streptomyces qinzhouensis, one genomic window encodes:
- the aztB gene encoding zinc ABC transporter permease AztB, translating into MEWLMGPFEVTFVQRALWGGVLVSLICALAGTWVVLRGMAFLGDAMSHGMLPGIALASLLGANPLAGAAVSAVVMAMGVTMVGRSPRLSQDTSIGLLFVGMLSMGVIIVSRSQSFAVDLTGFLFGDVLAVRQGDLVLLGAALALALAVSVLGYRPFAALAFDERKAHTLGLHPKAAHAALLGLLTLAIVASFHIVGTLLVFGLLIAPPATVLPWARRIPVIMIGAAVLGSAAVFLGLLVSWHAGTAAGATISAIAVLQFLLSHLAAGYVNSRPRPSRPVFTLIARQRPRTDKVPS; encoded by the coding sequence ATGGAATGGTTGATGGGGCCCTTCGAGGTGACCTTTGTGCAGCGTGCCCTGTGGGGCGGCGTACTGGTGTCGTTGATCTGCGCTCTTGCCGGCACCTGGGTGGTTTTGCGAGGGATGGCGTTTCTCGGTGACGCGATGTCGCACGGGATGCTGCCCGGCATCGCCCTCGCCTCCCTGCTGGGGGCCAATCCGCTGGCCGGAGCGGCGGTGAGCGCGGTCGTCATGGCCATGGGCGTGACGATGGTCGGCAGATCGCCCCGGCTGTCCCAGGACACCAGTATCGGGCTGCTGTTCGTCGGGATGCTGTCGATGGGAGTGATCATCGTGTCCCGTTCGCAGTCCTTCGCGGTGGACCTGACCGGGTTTCTGTTCGGCGATGTGCTCGCCGTACGCCAGGGGGACCTCGTCCTCCTCGGGGCCGCTCTCGCCCTTGCCCTGGCGGTCTCGGTCCTGGGCTACCGGCCCTTTGCCGCCCTGGCGTTCGACGAGCGGAAGGCGCACACGCTGGGCCTGCACCCGAAGGCGGCACACGCTGCCCTGCTGGGCCTGCTGACGCTCGCGATCGTCGCCTCCTTCCACATCGTGGGCACCCTGCTGGTCTTCGGTCTGCTCATCGCGCCGCCGGCGACGGTACTGCCGTGGGCGCGCCGAATCCCCGTGATCATGATCGGTGCGGCGGTGCTCGGCTCCGCCGCGGTGTTCCTGGGGCTGCTGGTGTCCTGGCACGCCGGGACCGCGGCCGGAGCGACCATCTCCGCCATCGCTGTCCTGCAGTTCCTTCTCTCCCATCTCGCCGCCGGATACGTCAACAGCCGCCCGCGGCCGTCCCGGCCCGTATTCACCCTCATAGCGCGGCAGAGGCCGCGCACGGACAAGGTGCCCTCGTGA